One stretch of Holophagaceae bacterium DNA includes these proteins:
- the mtnP gene encoding S-methyl-5'-thioadenosine phosphorylase, whose protein sequence is MTSPIGIIGGSGLYAMSGVQDTTQRVVETPFGQPTDPLVEGKLDGVPVAFMSRHGVGHRLTPSEVNYRANIWALKSAGCEILISVSAVGSLQERHEPGCLRLPDQFIDRTHLRPSTFFGHGLAAHVGFADPTSAWLRGKLMEAGRSLDLPLENGGTYVCMEGPAFSTRAESRLHQSWGADFIGMTQATEAKLAREAELAFATIALVTDFDAWRDVPEAADAHDIMAVMGANVAKAQALLRRVVADLAGGPPASEPAHSALSTAFMTAPELVPAETRERLKLLIGKYGY, encoded by the coding sequence ATGACTTCTCCTATCGGCATCATCGGCGGCAGCGGGCTTTACGCCATGTCGGGCGTGCAGGACACGACCCAGCGCGTGGTGGAGACTCCTTTCGGCCAGCCCACCGATCCCCTGGTGGAGGGCAAGCTGGACGGCGTGCCCGTGGCTTTCATGAGCCGCCATGGCGTGGGCCACCGGCTGACGCCCAGCGAGGTGAATTACCGCGCCAATATCTGGGCTCTCAAATCCGCGGGCTGCGAAATCCTGATTTCCGTGAGCGCGGTGGGCAGCCTCCAGGAACGGCATGAACCGGGCTGCCTCCGTCTGCCGGATCAGTTCATCGACCGCACCCACCTGCGGCCCAGCACCTTTTTCGGCCACGGCCTGGCCGCCCACGTGGGCTTTGCGGATCCGACCTCGGCCTGGCTCCGGGGCAAGCTCATGGAGGCGGGGCGTTCCCTGGACCTGCCCCTGGAGAACGGCGGCACCTACGTCTGCATGGAAGGCCCGGCCTTCAGCACCCGCGCCGAATCAAGGCTCCATCAATCCTGGGGCGCGGATTTCATCGGCATGACCCAGGCGACCGAGGCCAAGCTCGCGCGCGAGGCGGAACTGGCCTTCGCAACCATCGCCCTGGTCACGGACTTCGACGCCTGGCGGGACGTCCCCGAAGCCGCGGACGCCCACGACATCATGGCCGTCATGGGGGCCAACGTGGCCAAGGCGCAAGCCTTGCTCCGGCGCGTGGTCGCGGATCTCGCCGGCGGCCCGCCCGCATCCGAACCCGCCCACAGCGCCCTTTCCACCGCCTTCATGACGGCGCCGGAACTGGTTCCCGCCGAAACGCGCGAGCGCTTGAAGCTGCTCATCGGCAAGTACGGGTACTGA